From the Kogia breviceps isolate mKogBre1 chromosome 10, mKogBre1 haplotype 1, whole genome shotgun sequence genome, the window CTCACAAGTCTTGCCACCATAGCCACTTGGGCAGAGACAGTCAAAGTCGTGGACCCGGTCCCGACAGCGGGCCCCTCTCTGGCATGGGCGGCTGGCACAGTCATCCAGGTTGATGGTGCAGAAGCGCCCAGCAAAGCCctcagggcagaggcaggagaaGCGGTTGATGCCGTCCAGGCAGGTGGCGCCGTTAGCACAAGGCCGCATCAGACAGTCGTCCACGTTCACCTCGCAGCGGGCACCCACAAAGCCCGCCAAGCAGCGGCATGTGAAGTTGAGGGCAAAGCCCTGGTCATCCTGGCACTGCCCGCCATTCCGGCACGGGGAGCtgagtggggtgggagagggcatTTTACCGACTGTCATCTGCAGGGTAGCCCAGGTCGACATCCTGATCACTGCCACCACTACCACCCCCCTTCTAGCTATGTCACCTTGAGCCACTTTTCTGTGAGCCTCAAatgcctcatttaaaaaataggattagaggaattccctggtgatccggtggttaggactctgtgctttcactgccaagggcctgcgtgcgatccctggttgaggaactaagatcccacaagctgcacagcacggccaacaaatgaataaacaaataaaagtgttagaagaaattttaaaataaataagttttaaaaaaaataaaaatgggataaGAGCAGTACCCAGCTTCCCAAATGGTAAGGGTTAGATGAGATAATCCAGGGTCAAGCAGGTAGCAGAGGGCCTGGCCCCAAAGCAAGGCTCAAGGCAAGTGTACAGTTATTATCCACGCAGGCTCTCAGGCTTGAGGTAGAAATGAGGAAGAGTCCAGACCTGTAGGCCATTTCCCCATTCACCACGAGGCATAAGGCTGCTATGTGGAACAACTTTAGGGGCTGCGTGCCACCCTTCCTGGGAGGATGAGGGGAGTCCTAGGCCCTCAGCCTCCCCTCCCAGGGGAGTCACACATTGATGTGCTACACCTCCAGCCCCTGTAGATTTTTGTTGTTGGAGAAATGGTTCACATGGTACCAAAAAAGTTGAGAAACCCTGCGGATACTCTGACAGACTGGGTTTTATCTTCGAGTACCCCCGTGTGGGACTTCTGACCGTCAGCCCTAACACTGCCCCACCATCCTCAACAGTCCTCTCTCCTCCATCACCAGATGCTCATCTGACCTGGGGCCAGCACTCACCCTGCCTGCTCACAGGGTCCGGCCTTGCGCTCACAGTCACGCCCGTGGAAGCCCGGTGGGCACACACAGTGGTACTTGCCGCCCCCGTCATATACGCACTGGCCTCCGTTCCGGCAGGGGGACTGTGTGGTACAGATGTGCTCATCTGGAGAGGAGACCAGGAGGGCTCGGGGTTAGCCCCTCGCGTCTGGCACCCAGAcctgcccaggccccacccaAAGTTCTGTGGGTGTGGCTCATACTACAATCCCAGCCCGGGCTGGTAGTGGGGGAAAACAACACTGAATTTGGAGTCGGGAGGCAGTCAGCCCTGGCCCTGTTAGTCTGTCTCAAAGTGCCTTTGGGCAAGTTGTATCTTGTCTGtagatctcagtttcctcatctgtaatatgagtACGGTTTTCCGCAGGTGTCTTGCCTACCACACAGGGTTGTGTTTAGGACCAGTTCAGACAACAGATAGGTATAAAGTCTAAAATTATAAGCTACCATATATTTTCGGGTTTGAGCCAGACACAAGAGGCGCTCAATAAATAAGGATGGATGTTCTCCCAAGACACTTGGGGTCCCCAGACAATAGCTACCCTCTCTACTCCCCTACCTTTGTCACAGAACTTGCCTGCCCAGCCACTGTGACAGATGCACTGCCAGGGCTGGTGGCAGGTACCATGCTGGCAGCCAGGCATCCTCACACAGCGCTCACAGTGCAGCCCCTCCCAGCCTGGGTCACACCTGATGGGGAGAAGCACAGGGTCAGGGCTCTGGGTagaaggatgtgaagaaatggaGGAGGCAAGATCAGAGCTTCTAGGAGACAGACAAATATGACAGCCACCAAGGGAGATCAGGCCTATCCCAGGTTGATATAGGGCTGTGCAGGGTCACAGGACACATATACGGTATCAGACCATCAGACACCAGCATTCAAGTCCTGGTTCTGCACTTtgtctaacctctctgagcctcagttttttcatctgtaaactggggatacaCCTGGCAGGGATGTGTTGAGGAGGAAATTACAATGATGTCTGTAAGTGCCCCCAGCACCACTCCTGGCATGTCTGAGGTgcttagaaacattttttttttttaagagtgacCTTGAAAGGTCATCAGGACTATCTTCCTACCCTGATTCTAGGGCAAAGGCCTGCTCTATTTCAGAGGGTCCCAAGCACCCTCAGCCCCTCCAGGACCTTGCCATGTCAGCTCATTTCCTTATGACCAGACACACTTTGCCTCCTGCTGCAGAATttgcccaaccccaccccactgaGTCAATTACTCAAACTCATCAGAAAAGACTCTCGTAAGCGTTTCTCCCCAGCAACGCTTGCAACAGCCTTTCTTTTCCAGGCTAAACCAATTCTCTTtatgtctttcctttttctccccttttccttaTGGCTCCCACTCTCCACACTCCCTCAAGCTTCGGGTCTTTCTCCTGGTATCTTGAAGAGGAATGTTGCAGAATACCTGGTGGGGAGAGTGAAGTGGGGAGCCATAAGCTAGAAGAAGCAAAGGAGAGGCAAGGCAAAGGGGAACTGGGGAGGGGTAAGCACAGGATGAGGGGCTGGCCTTCTGCCTTGTGTGCCATGTGCACGAGGGGATGGGAGAGAGCAGTAGAGTCTTAAGCCACTAGACATTCTGCTCTGGGGCTTGAGCTGGTTGTGGGTGTGGAGGCCCGGGAAATGTGGAGCACAGCGTTTGGGAACACGTGCTTGGAGAGGTACCTGCAGGAGCCATCAGGTGCACAGCAGCCATGGGCCAGGTCACAGTGGGAGCTGCAGTCATTGGCTGCAAGAGATTGATGTGAGAGGGGTGAGCCCGGGGTCAGCGCTCAGCTGCCTGAGATGCGGGGCTAGGGAGAGGATGCAGGGTCCCAGTAATTGGGTGGACTCAGCTCTGGGACAGGGCAGAACAGAGACTCATCCCATTCCAATGGGATGTCCTGGGTGTCGCCAACCCCGCGGGTCGGAGCGCCTGCAGTGCCATCTCTGGCCGGCAGAGGTCAACGTGCAAGCGAGGGACAGCCGGAAAGGGCCGCGACCTGAGCCCAGGGGAGCGCTCACCTCGGGCAGGCTTTACGGGTGCCCCCAGGATGCACAACAGGCACACGAGATGTAGGCAGCGACAGCCGCTGGGCATGGTCAGCGCCGGCCCCGGGAGGGACAGACGGACCGCCGGACGTGCGGACACCTGTGGGACGGCAAAGGCTGGGAGGCGGCCGGACGCGGAGATAGCGGCACAGATTCCGGTTCCGAGTGATAACGAGCCGAGAGGGGAGAGGGGCGTCCAGACAGAAAAAAGCGGTGGGGGCAGcggagggcgggggctgggaaggTCTGAGCAGACGAGGGGATTGGAGACAGGAACCGGGAGCGGGCTCTGTAGGAAGGAGGTGAAGGATGGGCAGCGCAGAGCGAGGTCAGGACACTGGAAGGGCCGGGGAACGCAGTCGGACGGAGGGGGACAGGGAACAGCCGAGGGGCGTCCTCGAGCACGGAGGCGACGCGGGGGCTGGTTCCCGGCAGCGAGCAGTCTCTGCCCCCCACCTCCGACTCCCCGCAGGACTTGCTCCCGCATCCCCTTCCTACCTCCGTGGCACTCGGCTCGGCCACGGCGCGGGGCCTGGGCACCCCAGAGCGCCCCCAGCCCAGCGCGCCCCTGTTCTCGCGGTCCTCACCTCGGGCTGGGAGGCGGCGCGCCCCGGGGCGCAGAGCGAGGCCGGATCCGACGGACTCAGCTGAGGGGCTGGGCCGGGGCGCTGGGCCGCCCCTAGCTGGTCGCAGGGCCGGGCGCCCAGGCGGCTGCCATGTGAGCCAGCGCTGGGGAATCTGGGGCTCAAGGCGaccccgggcggcggcggcggcggtggcggcggcggcggctcttCGCACGCGCTCAGGCCGCCTGCCAGGGGCGGCGTGTGCCGGCGgagcccgcctcccccctcccctcccgggcCGCAGCCGGCCCGCCCCATACCCGCCCGCGCCCACCCCCGGCGACGCACCGCGCACCCTCGACCCGGCGCTCACCCTTCCTCCGGGTCTCGCGCTCTCCTGGGACCCCACCCTCCGCAGCCGCCCGACCTCTCCGCACTTCGCTCTCCCTGATGGGAGGAGGAAATTATGGGAGTCTAAATGGGAGCAGACTGTAAAGGGTCGGCCAAATGTGCGCAGCCGTTATTTCCATCTCACATCTCCGCTTTCGTGACCCGCACTGCTCACCCCACGCCCCACCTCTGCTCTCACCAGCCCGCTTCCCATCACGCTTCTCATATATATCCCATGCACGTTCAGGGCATACTTGCCGCTCCTGGCCCTCCTCCTGTCACCAGCCCACGCCTCCTCCATTTGTAAATCCTACATCACCTGCTTAATCTGtctgctcccctcctcctccgcccCGTCCGCTTTTTTCACCCCTCATTGCCATCCACAACCTTCCAGCATCGATCCGTGCCTAAGTATTAGCCTGGCCCACTCACCCACCCCCTCCATCTCTCCTTCCGTCACGTCTGTCTTTCCTACCCCACTACTTTCGTGACCACTACTGGGAAGCTTCCTTGAACTGGAACGCCCCTGACTTTGTAAATGTGCCCCCCAAGTTCCCACCTGTGTACCCCGGAAAACATCCATTCTTGCCCTCAGGCTAATCGTCGACTGCCCAAACCCAGAGCTCAGACTGAGAGAGTTATGTAGGGGGAATGAGAGAGCTCTATCCCTCCAGGCTAATGGCTCAGAGATATCTGTTCGAGGTGGAAGCAAGGGCAGGAAACCGTTTCTTGTTTGCACAAGGCAAGAGGGCAGAGATCAGGACCACCACTGTCCATCTCTAGTCCTTCAAATCAAGATTTCACCaactttggacttccctggtggttcagtggttgagaatccgcctggcggtgcagggggacacgggttcaagccctggtccgggaagatcccacatgccatggagcaactaagcccgtgtgccacagctactgagcctgtgagccacaactactgaagcccgcacgcctagagcccatgttccacaagagaagccaccgcaatgagacgcccgcgcactgcaacgaagagtagcccccgctcgccacaactagagaaagcccgcacccagtgacgaagacccaacgcagccaaaaatgtaaaaataattttttaaaaagatttcacgATCTTTAAGTTCAAAACATGGGAAGGAGGAGTCCTAACTCGTGCAGAGCAGCTTCCCACAGACACCTCCCCACAGGTCGGAGCCGCTGGACTAATTTTTCTTGCATTCTCCATTGGACAGAACAGCCACACCCACCCTATCTTCCTAGCCACCTTCCCTGGAACTCTGATCACCTCTTTCCTCAAGAGCTTTCTAAATTTGAGTTGAGTAATGCCACGGCTCTGaccatttattttagttttttttttttcactgaaaaattG encodes:
- the DLK2 gene encoding protein delta homolog 2 isoform X2, which codes for MPSGCRCLHLVCLLCILGAPVKPARANDCSSHCDLAHGCCAPDGSCRCDPGWEGLHCERCVRMPGCQHGTCHQPWQCICHSGWADEHICTTQSPCRNGGQCVYDGGGKYHCVCPPGFHGRDCERKAGPCEQAGSPCRNGGQCQDDQGFALNFTCRCLAGFVGARCEVNVDDCLMRPCANGATCLDGINRFSCLCPEGFAGRFCTINLDDCASRPCQRGARCRDRVHDFDCLCPSGYGGKTCELVLPVPDPATIADIPPGPTSAVVVPATGPVPHSGGAGLLRISVKEVVRRQEARLGESSLVAVVLFGAVTAALVLSTVLLTLRAWRRGVCPPGPCCYPAPHYAPARQDQECQVSMLSAGLPLPPDLPPEPGKTTAL
- the DLK2 gene encoding protein delta homolog 2 isoform X1; this encodes MPSGCRCLHLVCLLCILGAPVKPARANDCSSHCDLAHGCCAPDGSCRCDPGWEGLHCERCVRMPGCQHGTCHQPWQCICHSGWAGKFCDKDEHICTTQSPCRNGGQCVYDGGGKYHCVCPPGFHGRDCERKAGPCEQAGSPCRNGGQCQDDQGFALNFTCRCLAGFVGARCEVNVDDCLMRPCANGATCLDGINRFSCLCPEGFAGRFCTINLDDCASRPCQRGARCRDRVHDFDCLCPSGYGGKTCELVLPVPDPATIADIPPGPTSAVVVPATGPVPHSGGAGLLRISVKEVVRRQEARLGESSLVAVVLFGAVTAALVLSTVLLTLRAWRRGVCPPGPCCYPAPHYAPARQDQECQVSMLSAGLPLPPDLPPEPGKTTAL